The following proteins are co-located in the Bosea sp. AS-1 genome:
- a CDS encoding nuclear transport factor 2 family protein → MNADIKAVEATVRTYLDGLYEGDAEKLAHVFHPTSALTTAREDGTIQILPREQWLEAVRNRPAPQKAGLQRDDHILTIDLVGPTLAMVKVKCQMPPRYFTDLLSLLKIESRWQIVQKVFMTETAGA, encoded by the coding sequence ATGAACGCGGACATCAAGGCCGTCGAAGCGACGGTGCGGACCTATCTCGACGGTCTTTATGAGGGCGATGCCGAGAAGCTCGCCCATGTCTTCCACCCGACCAGCGCGCTGACCACGGCGCGCGAGGACGGCACGATCCAGATCCTGCCGCGCGAGCAATGGCTGGAGGCAGTCCGCAACCGACCCGCGCCGCAGAAGGCCGGTTTGCAGCGCGACGATCACATCCTGACCATCGACCTGGTCGGGCCGACGCTCGCCATGGTGAAGGTCAAGTGCCAGATGCCGCCGCGCTATTTCACCGACCTGCTTTCACTGCTGAAGATCGAGAGCCGCTGGCAGATCGTCCAGAAGGTCTTCATGACGGAGACGGCCGGGGCGTGA
- a CDS encoding VWA domain-containing protein: MTGKLPENVAYFARALRAAGLPVGPGALVEAVEALGSGALGGRDDVYWALHAIFVKKHEDSPLYDQAFRLFWRRRNLIEKIMAQMSPVSPGADRQPEKAEAGALRVAEAFAPPPREDEPPAELTELTARLTVSDREMLKSRDFAQMSAAEIARAKQLIAELRLPDDSVPMRRFRPLAHGRTIDLRRTLRQSLRGGGGSIDLAFRERREMHPPVVALVDISGSMAEYSRIFLHFLHTLTEKRRRVHSFVFGTRLTNVTRMLKARDPDEALALAGKAAPDWEGGTRISAALHEFNRVWSRRVLAGGAIVLLFTDGLERHLDDSLAFEMDRLHRSCRQLVWLNPLLRYDAFAARASGIKAMLPHVDSFRPIHNLAAMTDLCTALSRDAGRESDPRQWLKKAG, from the coding sequence GTGACCGGCAAACTTCCCGAGAACGTCGCCTATTTCGCCCGTGCCCTGCGAGCGGCGGGGCTGCCTGTCGGGCCGGGCGCGCTGGTCGAGGCGGTCGAGGCTCTGGGCAGCGGCGCGCTCGGCGGCCGCGACGACGTCTATTGGGCGCTGCATGCGATCTTCGTGAAGAAGCATGAGGACAGCCCGCTCTACGATCAGGCCTTTCGCCTGTTCTGGCGACGGAGGAACCTGATCGAGAAGATCATGGCCCAGATGTCGCCGGTCTCGCCCGGCGCCGACCGCCAGCCGGAAAAGGCGGAGGCCGGCGCGTTGCGTGTGGCGGAGGCCTTCGCGCCGCCACCGCGCGAGGACGAGCCACCGGCGGAGCTGACGGAGCTGACCGCGCGGCTCACGGTCTCGGATCGAGAGATGCTGAAGTCGCGCGATTTCGCCCAGATGAGCGCGGCCGAGATCGCCCGCGCCAAGCAGCTCATCGCGGAACTCAGGCTGCCGGACGACAGCGTGCCGATGCGGCGGTTCAGGCCCTTGGCGCATGGGCGGACCATCGACTTGCGCCGGACTTTGCGGCAATCGCTCAGGGGCGGCGGGGGCTCGATCGACCTCGCCTTTCGGGAGCGGCGCGAGATGCACCCGCCGGTGGTCGCGCTCGTCGACATCTCCGGCTCGATGGCCGAGTACTCGCGCATCTTCCTGCATTTCCTGCACACGCTGACCGAGAAGCGCCGGCGGGTGCATTCCTTCGTCTTCGGCACGCGGCTGACAAACGTCACCCGGATGCTGAAGGCACGCGATCCGGACGAGGCCCTGGCGCTCGCCGGCAAGGCTGCGCCCGATTGGGAAGGCGGCACGCGGATCTCGGCGGCGCTGCACGAGTTCAACCGGGTTTGGTCGCGGCGCGTGCTGGCGGGCGGGGCGATCGTGCTGCTCTTCACCGACGGGCTTGAGCGGCATCTCGACGACAGCCTCGCCTTCGAGATGGACCGGCTGCATCGTTCCTGCCGGCAGCTGGTCTGGCTCAACCCGCTCTTGCGCTACGATGCCTTCGCGGCGCGGGCGAGCGGTATCAAGGCGATGCTGCCGCATGTCGATTCCTTCCGGCCGATCCACAACCTCGCGGCGATGACCGATCTCTGCACCGCGCTGTCGCGGGACGCAGGGCGGGAGAGCGATCCGCGCCAGTGGTTGAAGAAGGCCGGTTGA
- a CDS encoding XdhC family protein, with product MISTETDILRAAEEWAAAGRGVAIATVVETWGSAPRPVGSHLVIDGEGNFLGSVSGGCVEGAVVAEAADVIADGKPRILEFGVADETAWKVGLSCGGRIKVYVEPVRGEAAH from the coding sequence ATGATCAGCACCGAAACCGATATCCTGCGCGCTGCCGAGGAATGGGCGGCTGCCGGCCGCGGCGTCGCCATCGCGACCGTGGTCGAGACCTGGGGCTCGGCGCCGCGCCCCGTCGGCTCGCATCTCGTCATCGACGGGGAGGGAAACTTCCTCGGCTCGGTCTCCGGCGGCTGCGTCGAAGGCGCGGTGGTGGCCGAGGCGGCCGACGTCATTGCCGACGGCAAGCCGCGCATCCTGGAATTCGGCGTCGCCGACGAGACGGCCTGGAAGGTCGGGCTCTCCTGCGGCGGACGCATCAAGGTCTATGTCGAGCCGGTCCGCGGGGAGGCGGCGCACTAA
- a CDS encoding LysE family translocator: protein MASWETLIAFATVTILVAYFPGPALLYTAAQTISHGRKAGLMAMLGIHLGCYLHVFAAAFGLSAVFKHVPELYMVVKLAGAAYLVWIGIGMIRSRLGASDQPVAPPKTVKRALLDSFVVEVLNPKVALFFIALLPQFVDPAGSLPVWGQFLILGIIVNFAFSSADLVTVFGASFVVGAMKKTKAGLGFGRWIGGSLMIGLGLKLAADRG, encoded by the coding sequence ATGGCTTCCTGGGAAACCCTCATTGCCTTTGCGACGGTCACCATTCTCGTCGCCTATTTTCCGGGGCCGGCGCTGCTCTACACGGCGGCCCAGACGATCAGCCACGGCCGCAAGGCCGGGCTGATGGCCATGCTCGGCATCCATCTCGGCTGCTATCTGCATGTCTTCGCCGCGGCCTTCGGGCTTTCGGCGGTGTTCAAGCATGTGCCCGAACTCTACATGGTCGTGAAGCTCGCCGGCGCAGCCTATCTGGTCTGGATCGGCATCGGCATGATCCGCTCGCGTCTCGGTGCCTCCGACCAGCCGGTGGCGCCACCGAAGACCGTGAAGCGGGCGCTGCTCGATTCCTTCGTCGTCGAGGTGCTCAATCCGAAGGTCGCGCTGTTCTTCATCGCGCTCTTGCCGCAGTTCGTCGACCCGGCCGGCTCGCTTCCGGTCTGGGGACAGTTTCTGATCCTCGGCATCATCGTCAATTTCGCCTTTTCCTCGGCCGATCTCGTCACGGTCTTCGGTGCCTCCTTCGTCGTGGGCGCGATGAAGAAGACCAAGGCGGGCCTCGGCTTCGGGCGCTGGATCGGCGGCTCGCTGATGATCGGGCTCGGCCTCAAGCTTGCGGCCGACAGGGGCTGA
- a CDS encoding XdhC family protein: MDLAILSALNAERAARRAAVLVTDLASGAQRLVKQSGIAADPLAELIEKQLRTGKSGTVEADGVSYFLAVQAPHPRIVVTGAVHISQAMAPMAKELDLDLVVIDPRTAFATPERFPGVTLLPEWPEEVIGRVGLDGYTAFVALTHDPKIDDPALIAALRSDCFYIGALGSRKTHGKRLERLAAAGFDEAATGRIHAPIGLDIGAVSPAEIALAILAEIVSSLRGPRRKPA; this comes from the coding sequence GTGGATCTCGCGATTCTCTCGGCGCTGAACGCCGAACGCGCGGCGCGGCGCGCGGCCGTGCTCGTCACCGATCTCGCAAGCGGCGCGCAGCGGCTGGTGAAGCAGAGCGGGATCGCAGCCGACCCGCTCGCCGAGCTGATCGAGAAGCAGCTGCGCACCGGCAAGAGCGGCACGGTCGAGGCCGATGGGGTTTCCTATTTCCTCGCCGTCCAGGCGCCGCATCCGCGCATCGTGGTGACGGGCGCCGTCCATATCTCGCAGGCGATGGCGCCGATGGCGAAGGAACTCGATCTCGACCTCGTCGTCATCGATCCGCGGACCGCCTTCGCCACGCCGGAGCGCTTTCCGGGCGTGACATTGCTGCCGGAATGGCCGGAGGAAGTGATCGGCAGGGTCGGGCTCGACGGCTACACTGCCTTCGTCGCGCTGACGCATGATCCGAAGATCGACGACCCGGCGCTCATTGCGGCGCTGCGCTCGGATTGCTTCTATATTGGTGCGCTCGGCAGCCGGAAGACGCATGGCAAACGGCTTGAACGGCTGGCTGCCGCGGGCTTCGACGAGGCCGCGACCGGGCGCATCCATGCCCCGATCGGGCTCGACATCGGTGCCGTATCGCCGGCCGAAATCGCGCTCGCGATCCTGGCGGAGATCGTCAGCAGCTTGCGCGGCCCGCGCAGGAAGCCGGCCTGA
- a CDS encoding molybdopterin-binding/glycosyltransferase family 2 protein: protein MKFGPIAIADAVGCIAAHTIRAGATTVKKGAPITGEIAARLAKEGVREIVAVRLEQGDVAENEAASRLAARLIGGNILAEAPFTGRVNMFATTAGVLQVDVAAIDGFNAVDEAITVATLPALKAVVAGELVATVKIIPYAVSEARVEQALAALGAEPAVAVAAYRPSKVGVISTTLPGLKPSVVDKTMRVMMDRLAPAAATLSADERVPHDAAPLAESIAALARGESDIIVVFGASAITDRRDVIPQALVEAGGRVEHLGMPVDPGNLLMLGEIDGKPVIGAPGCARSPKENSFDWVLQRYLAGIPVGRADVQRMGVGGLLMEIVSRPQPRAPTQAGPGHLAGIVLAAGRSTRMGPDNKLLQDLRGKPILRYAVEAQLEARLDPVLVVTGHQREEVEAALADLPVRFVPNSDYASGLAGSLRAGVAALPPETEAAVISLGDMPNVTPQVIERLAESHLQQPDALAVVPTLFGHRGNPVLLARPIFPAVSLLTGDRGARRLLEEAGSRVVEVAFEDPAIAIDVDTPEALKALRS, encoded by the coding sequence ATGAAGTTCGGCCCCATCGCCATCGCGGACGCCGTCGGCTGCATTGCCGCCCACACCATTCGGGCCGGTGCGACGACCGTGAAGAAGGGCGCGCCCATCACCGGCGAGATCGCGGCCAGGCTTGCGAAGGAAGGCGTCCGCGAGATCGTCGCGGTGCGGCTGGAGCAGGGAGACGTCGCCGAGAACGAGGCCGCCTCCCGGCTGGCGGCGCGCCTGATCGGTGGGAACATCCTCGCGGAGGCGCCCTTCACAGGACGCGTCAACATGTTCGCGACGACGGCCGGCGTGCTGCAGGTCGATGTCGCGGCGATCGACGGCTTCAACGCCGTCGACGAGGCGATCACGGTGGCGACGCTGCCGGCGCTGAAGGCGGTCGTTGCGGGTGAACTCGTCGCCACGGTCAAGATCATTCCCTATGCCGTCTCGGAGGCGCGGGTGGAGCAGGCGCTCGCCGCGCTCGGGGCGGAGCCTGCGGTCGCGGTCGCGGCCTATCGGCCCTCGAAGGTCGGCGTGATCTCGACCACACTGCCGGGCCTCAAGCCGAGCGTGGTCGACAAGACGATGCGCGTGATGATGGATCGTCTCGCTCCCGCGGCGGCGACCCTCTCCGCCGACGAGCGGGTGCCGCATGACGCCGCGCCGCTGGCGGAGAGCATTGCGGCGTTGGCCAGGGGAGAGAGCGACATCATCGTCGTCTTCGGCGCCTCGGCCATTACCGACCGGCGCGACGTCATCCCGCAGGCGTTGGTCGAGGCTGGCGGTCGCGTCGAACATCTGGGCATGCCGGTCGATCCGGGCAATCTGCTGATGCTGGGCGAGATCGACGGCAAGCCGGTGATCGGCGCGCCGGGCTGCGCACGCTCGCCCAAGGAGAACAGCTTCGACTGGGTGTTGCAGCGGTATCTGGCGGGCATCCCGGTCGGCCGCGCCGATGTGCAGCGCATGGGCGTCGGTGGCCTCCTGATGGAGATCGTGTCGCGGCCGCAGCCACGGGCACCGACGCAGGCCGGGCCGGGACATCTCGCGGGGATCGTGCTGGCCGCCGGCCGCTCGACCCGGATGGGGCCCGACAACAAGCTGCTCCAGGATCTGCGCGGCAAGCCGATCCTGCGCTATGCAGTCGAGGCGCAGCTCGAGGCCCGGCTCGATCCGGTGCTGGTCGTCACCGGCCATCAGCGGGAGGAGGTCGAGGCCGCCCTGGCCGATCTGCCGGTCCGCTTCGTACCCAATTCCGACTACGCCTCCGGGCTCGCCGGGTCGCTGCGTGCCGGCGTGGCGGCGTTGCCACCCGAGACGGAAGCGGCGGTGATCTCGCTCGGCGACATGCCGAACGTAACGCCGCAGGTCATTGAGCGGCTGGCAGAAAGCCATCTGCAGCAGCCGGATGCGCTGGCCGTGGTGCCGACGCTGTTCGGCCATCGCGGTAACCCGGTGCTGCTGGCGCGACCGATCTTTCCGGCGGTCTCGCTGCTGACGGGGGATCGCGGGGCGCGGCGCCTGCTCGAAGAGGCGGGCAGTCGCGTCGTGGAGGTCGCATTCGAGGATCCGGCGATCGCCATCGATGTCGACACGCCCGAGGCTCTCAAGGCGCTGCGGAGCTGA
- the bcsS gene encoding cellulose biosynthesis protein BcsS, which yields MPLFAAWAESDDAEAEPSPLSMVIFGSMEAGPTKTFLSVGMKRALGGGLAQSGFRLFVKAGGSQEETRRRPPRGTTYKAESQALIGYEWRIGDSFLALYAGSDFQSEQRLEPFGPSSVEARYGARLQADLWSTPAPGMMLQASAYASTLNGRLWARAAPGWQVPFGFYAGPEIEAYRERDYRKLRLGLHLTGLRLLGLEWRLSGGWQQASDRPSAFYATLGLHWLR from the coding sequence ATGCCCCTGTTTGCCGCCTGGGCAGAAAGCGATGACGCCGAGGCCGAGCCTTCCCCGCTCTCGATGGTCATCTTCGGTTCGATGGAAGCCGGCCCGACCAAGACCTTTCTCTCGGTCGGGATGAAGCGGGCGCTTGGCGGCGGCCTCGCCCAAAGTGGCTTCCGCCTCTTCGTGAAGGCCGGCGGATCGCAGGAGGAGACGCGGCGCCGGCCGCCGCGCGGCACCACCTACAAGGCCGAGAGCCAGGCCCTCATCGGCTATGAATGGCGCATTGGCGACAGCTTCCTGGCGCTCTATGCCGGCTCGGATTTCCAGAGCGAGCAGCGACTCGAGCCTTTTGGCCCGTCATCGGTCGAAGCGCGCTACGGCGCCCGGCTGCAGGCCGATCTGTGGTCGACGCCCGCACCTGGCATGATGCTGCAGGCGAGTGCCTATGCTTCGACGCTGAACGGTCGGCTCTGGGCGCGCGCGGCCCCGGGCTGGCAGGTTCCGTTCGGATTCTACGCCGGGCCGGAGATCGAGGCTTATCGCGAGCGCGACTACCGGAAGCTGCGCCTTGGACTGCACCTCACGGGGCTGCGCCTGCTCGGCCTCGAGTGGCGCCTCTCCGGCGGCTGGCAACAGGCGAGCGACCGGCCCTCGGCGTTCTACGCCACGCTCGGCCTGCACTGGCTCCGCTAG
- a CDS encoding usg protein, with amino-acid sequence MVSADFIKQLEGYGLTTATILYRMPDHLSVLQTYIWQQYDIAPCFPVLQDFLAFWRRELEGPVHSVTVAHARLIRPAEIRTVNGVLTLH; translated from the coding sequence ATGGTATCCGCGGATTTCATCAAGCAGCTTGAGGGCTACGGGCTGACCACGGCGACGATCCTGTATCGTATGCCGGATCATCTCAGCGTCCTGCAGACCTATATCTGGCAGCAATACGATATCGCTCCGTGCTTTCCGGTGCTGCAGGATTTCCTGGCATTCTGGCGGCGCGAGCTCGAAGGACCGGTCCATTCCGTCACCGTCGCACATGCCCGGCTGATCCGCCCGGCCGAGATCCGGACGGTCAATGGCGTGCTGACACTGCATTGA